One genomic segment of Amycolatopsis sp. WQ 127309 includes these proteins:
- a CDS encoding PaaX family transcriptional regulator C-terminal domain-containing protein, with product MTAVPEATDLDGSGRAAQPRQLIVTVYGLYSRTEGGWLSVASLIDLLAAVGVDEPAVRSSISRLKRRGILEAVRRNATAGYELSDDARGILREGDERIFRRERATPADGWLLAVFSVPETERHKRHLLRTQLARMGFGTAASGVWIAPAHLHDVTAEALTRLGLAGYADLFRADHLAFGDVAAKVRDWWDLDRLDELYTTFLDEHGPALRRWQRRKSVADEEAFGDYVRVLTGWRRMPYLDPGLPAEFLPRDWSGIRAAELFFELHARLEDPARAYVSKAINLG from the coding sequence ATGACGGCCGTACCCGAGGCGACCGACCTGGACGGCTCCGGCCGTGCGGCCCAGCCTCGTCAGCTCATCGTGACGGTGTACGGCCTCTATTCGCGCACCGAAGGCGGCTGGCTCTCCGTCGCGTCGCTGATCGATCTGCTGGCCGCCGTCGGGGTCGACGAGCCCGCCGTGCGCTCGTCGATCTCCCGGCTGAAGCGGCGCGGGATCCTCGAGGCCGTGCGTCGCAACGCCACCGCGGGCTACGAGCTGTCCGACGACGCCCGCGGGATCCTGCGCGAGGGCGACGAGCGGATCTTCCGCCGGGAGCGCGCGACCCCGGCCGACGGCTGGTTGCTCGCGGTGTTCTCGGTGCCCGAGACCGAGCGGCACAAGCGTCACCTGCTGCGCACCCAGCTCGCCCGGATGGGCTTCGGCACCGCCGCCTCGGGCGTCTGGATCGCGCCCGCGCACCTGCACGACGTCACGGCCGAGGCGCTGACCCGCCTCGGCCTCGCCGGGTACGCCGACCTCTTCCGGGCCGACCACCTGGCCTTCGGCGACGTCGCGGCGAAGGTCCGCGACTGGTGGGACCTCGACCGGCTCGACGAGCTGTACACGACGTTCCTCGACGAGCACGGCCCGGCGCTGCGGCGCTGGCAGCGGCGCAAGTCCGTCGCCGACGAAGAGGCCTTCGGCGACTACGTCCGCGTGCTCACCGGCTGGCGGCGGATGCCCTACCTCGACCCCGGCCTGCCCGCGGAGTTCCTGCCGCGCGACTGGTCGGGCATCCGCGCGGCCGAGCTGTTCTTCGAGCTGCACGCCCGGCTGGAGGACCCGGCCCGTGCGTACGTCTCGAAGGCGATCAACCTCGGCTGA
- a CDS encoding RidA family protein, whose product MERINPPELGKPSGFSHAVVAEGRVVFLAGQTALDASNRIVGDGVVEQFERALGNLLTSLRAAGGAPADLCSVTIYIVDMAGYRAHAREIGAVWRRLAGTEYPAMAGIGVDRLWDEEALVEVQGFAVVSRG is encoded by the coding sequence ATGGAACGCATCAACCCGCCGGAGCTGGGCAAGCCGTCCGGGTTCTCGCACGCGGTGGTCGCCGAGGGGCGCGTCGTCTTCCTCGCCGGCCAGACCGCGCTGGACGCGTCGAACCGGATCGTCGGCGACGGCGTCGTCGAGCAGTTCGAACGCGCGCTGGGCAACCTGCTGACGTCGCTGCGCGCGGCCGGCGGCGCACCCGCGGACCTCTGCAGCGTGACGATCTACATCGTCGACATGGCCGGCTACCGGGCGCACGCACGCGAGATCGGCGCGGTCTGGCGGCGCCTGGCGGGCACCGAGTACCCGGCGATGGCCGGCATCGGCGTCGACCGGCTGTGGGACGAAGAGGCCCTGGTCGAGGTCCAGGGCTTCGCGGTCGTCAGCCGAGGTTGA
- a CDS encoding bifunctional salicylyl-CoA 5-hydroxylase/oxidoreductase yields the protein MRIAVIGGGPAGLYFAALTKQLGPGHDITVWERNAPDDTFGFGVVFSDETLGGIEHADAAVHQAMRAEFARWDDIDVHYRGTVTTSGGHGFAAMSRKRLLGILQNRCAELGVELRFREEAPVDLSAYDLVIAADGVNSAVRAKHAERFRPSVETRRCRYIWLGTDLVFDAFKFYVLETPAGIMQIHGYPYGREGSTFILEVQEDVWQRTFAPVAATSLKPGESDENSISLIRELCADVLQGHGVLANNSKWVTFGTVRCETWVHGNVVLLGDAAHTAHFSIGSGTKLAMEDALALAACLHENAGVAEALKAYELERRPVVTSTQRAAQASLEWFENIAQYAHQDPPQFAFNILTRSRRVTYDNLRLRDPEFAAELDHWFARSLGTTSRPPMFQPFRLGELELPNRIIVSPMDMYSAVDGVPGDFHLVHLGSKALGGAGLVMTEMVCVSPEGRITPGCGGLYTAEQEAGWKRVVDFVHTQSSARIGVQLGHSGRKGSTKLMWDGIDEPLPSDNWEVCGPSALPYSERNQVPRELSTADMTAIRDEFVACAEAAARAGFDVLELHCAHGYLLSSFLSPLTNQRTDGYGGSLENRLRFPLEVFDAVRAVWPAERPMTVRISATDWADGGIDADEAVEIARAFASHGANGIDVSTGQVVCDEKPQYGRSYQTPYADRIRNEIGQEYGVAVIAVGAISSYDDVNSLILAGRADLCALGRTHLYDPQWTLHAAAEQGYPIAWPKQFAAGNRKPQTGRSDGPEPRLDLVRSGPAGTAHARWRPEGDR from the coding sequence GTGCGTATCGCGGTCATCGGCGGCGGCCCGGCGGGCCTGTACTTCGCCGCGCTGACGAAACAGCTCGGCCCGGGTCACGACATCACCGTCTGGGAGCGCAACGCGCCCGACGACACCTTCGGCTTCGGCGTGGTGTTCTCGGACGAGACGCTCGGCGGGATCGAGCACGCCGACGCGGCCGTGCACCAGGCCATGCGCGCCGAGTTCGCCCGCTGGGACGACATCGACGTCCACTACCGCGGCACCGTCACGACCTCGGGCGGCCACGGCTTCGCCGCGATGAGCCGCAAGCGCCTGCTCGGCATCCTGCAGAACCGCTGCGCCGAGCTCGGCGTCGAGCTGCGTTTCCGCGAAGAGGCGCCGGTCGACTTGTCGGCCTACGACCTGGTCATCGCCGCCGACGGCGTCAACTCCGCGGTCCGCGCGAAGCACGCCGAGCGCTTCCGGCCGAGCGTCGAGACGCGCCGGTGCCGCTACATCTGGCTCGGCACGGACCTGGTGTTCGACGCCTTCAAGTTCTACGTCCTCGAGACGCCGGCCGGCATCATGCAGATCCACGGCTACCCGTACGGCCGCGAGGGCAGCACGTTCATCCTCGAGGTGCAGGAGGACGTCTGGCAGCGGACGTTCGCCCCCGTCGCGGCAACCTCGCTCAAGCCCGGCGAGAGCGACGAGAACTCGATCTCGCTGATCCGCGAACTCTGCGCCGACGTCCTGCAGGGTCACGGCGTCCTTGCGAACAACTCGAAGTGGGTCACGTTCGGCACCGTGCGCTGCGAGACCTGGGTGCACGGCAACGTCGTCCTCCTCGGCGACGCCGCGCACACCGCGCACTTCTCGATCGGCTCCGGCACGAAGCTGGCGATGGAGGACGCGCTCGCGCTGGCCGCGTGCCTGCACGAAAACGCGGGGGTCGCGGAGGCGCTCAAGGCGTACGAGCTGGAACGGCGGCCGGTCGTGACGTCGACCCAGCGCGCCGCGCAGGCCAGCCTGGAGTGGTTCGAGAACATCGCGCAGTACGCCCACCAGGACCCGCCGCAGTTCGCGTTCAACATCCTGACGCGCAGCCGCCGCGTCACCTACGACAACCTCCGCCTGCGCGACCCGGAGTTCGCCGCCGAGCTGGACCACTGGTTCGCGCGCTCGCTCGGCACGACGTCGCGGCCGCCGATGTTCCAGCCGTTCAGGCTCGGCGAGCTGGAGCTGCCCAACCGGATCATCGTGTCGCCGATGGACATGTACTCCGCGGTGGACGGTGTCCCGGGCGACTTCCACCTGGTGCACCTGGGCAGCAAGGCCCTCGGCGGCGCCGGGCTGGTGATGACGGAGATGGTCTGCGTCTCGCCCGAAGGCCGGATCACGCCCGGCTGCGGCGGCCTCTACACGGCCGAGCAGGAAGCCGGGTGGAAGCGGGTCGTCGACTTCGTGCACACCCAGTCGTCCGCTCGCATCGGCGTCCAGTTAGGACATTCGGGCCGCAAAGGTTCGACAAAGCTCATGTGGGACGGCATCGACGAGCCGCTGCCGTCGGACAACTGGGAAGTCTGCGGACCTTCAGCGCTGCCGTACTCCGAGCGAAACCAGGTCCCCCGTGAACTGTCCACAGCGGACATGACGGCGATCCGGGACGAGTTCGTCGCGTGCGCCGAAGCCGCCGCCCGCGCCGGGTTCGACGTCCTCGAACTGCACTGCGCGCACGGCTACCTGCTGTCCTCGTTCCTTTCACCCCTGACGAACCAGCGGACCGACGGCTACGGCGGCTCGCTGGAGAACCGGCTGCGCTTCCCGCTCGAAGTCTTCGACGCGGTCCGTGCGGTGTGGCCCGCCGAGCGGCCGATGACCGTCCGGATCTCGGCGACCGACTGGGCGGACGGCGGCATCGACGCCGACGAAGCCGTCGAGATCGCGCGCGCCTTCGCTTCCCACGGGGCCAACGGCATCGACGTCTCGACCGGCCAGGTCGTGTGCGACGAGAAGCCGCAGTACGGCCGCAGCTACCAGACGCCGTACGCCGACCGGATCCGCAACGAGATCGGGCAGGAGTACGGCGTCGCGGTGATCGCCGTCGGCGCGATCTCGTCGTACGACGACGTGAACTCGCTGATCCTGGCCGGCCGCGCGGACCTGTGCGCGCTGGGCCGCACACACCTCTACGATCCACAGTGGACGTTGCACGCGGCGGCCGAGCAGGGTTATCCGATCGCCTGGCCGAAGCAGTTCGCCGCGGGCAACCGCAAGCCGCAGACCGGCCGCAGTGACGGCCCGGAACCGCGGCTGGACCTCGTCCGGTCGGGCCCGGCCGGTACCGCCCACGCCCGCTGGCGACCGGAAGGCGACCGATGA
- a CDS encoding acyl-CoA dehydrogenase family protein, with protein sequence MTFTLDADQLAFAADVRKLAEEQLRPLAESGVAGAVNRPLLKAMGALGLLARLFPGVADGKPSRQAAATDLCILRENLATVSTEAETALALQGLGSYPILQSGQDDQVAKWLPAVAAGDAVAAFALTEPDAGSDAAALSLKAEPDGDGWRLTGEKMWISNAPQADFYTVFARTTEGAGSRGVSAFVVPGDRPGLGGEHLDLVSPHPIGTVTFDGVEVRREELLGEQNRGFAVAMRTLDLFRPSVGAFAVGMAQAALDATVDYTGQREAFGGPLIKQQAVAHALAEMATRTEAARLLVYAAAGAYDAGERNLGGRAAMAKLFATEAAQFVVDSAVQLHGARALRRGHLLEHLYREVRAPRIYEGASEIQRTIIARWLASARATTG encoded by the coding sequence ATGACTTTCACCCTGGACGCGGACCAGCTCGCCTTCGCGGCGGACGTCCGGAAGCTGGCCGAGGAGCAGCTGCGCCCGCTCGCCGAGTCCGGTGTGGCGGGTGCGGTCAACCGCCCGCTGCTCAAGGCGATGGGCGCGCTCGGCCTGCTGGCGCGGCTCTTCCCCGGCGTCGCCGACGGAAAGCCGTCACGCCAGGCCGCCGCGACGGACCTGTGCATCCTGCGCGAGAACCTCGCGACGGTCAGCACCGAGGCCGAGACGGCGCTGGCGTTGCAGGGCCTGGGAAGTTACCCGATCCTGCAGTCCGGACAGGACGATCAGGTCGCGAAGTGGCTGCCCGCGGTGGCGGCCGGCGACGCCGTGGCGGCGTTCGCGCTGACCGAGCCGGACGCCGGTTCGGACGCCGCCGCGCTCTCGCTGAAAGCCGAACCCGACGGCGACGGCTGGCGGCTCACCGGCGAGAAGATGTGGATCTCCAACGCGCCCCAGGCCGACTTCTACACGGTGTTCGCGCGGACCACCGAAGGCGCGGGCTCTCGCGGCGTCAGCGCGTTCGTCGTCCCCGGCGACCGCCCGGGCCTGGGTGGCGAGCACCTGGACCTGGTCAGCCCGCACCCGATCGGCACCGTCACGTTCGACGGCGTCGAGGTCCGGCGCGAAGAGCTGCTCGGCGAACAGAACCGCGGGTTCGCCGTCGCGATGCGGACCCTGGACCTGTTCCGGCCCAGCGTCGGCGCGTTCGCCGTCGGGATGGCGCAGGCCGCGCTGGACGCCACTGTGGACTACACCGGGCAGCGCGAAGCCTTTGGTGGACCGCTGATCAAGCAGCAGGCGGTCGCGCACGCGCTGGCGGAGATGGCGACGCGCACCGAAGCCGCCCGGCTGCTGGTCTACGCGGCAGCGGGCGCGTACGACGCGGGCGAGCGGAACCTCGGCGGCCGCGCGGCGATGGCGAAGCTGTTCGCCACCGAGGCCGCCCAGTTCGTCGTCGACTCGGCGGTCCAGCTGCACGGCGCCCGGGCCCTGCGGCGCGGGCACCTGCTGGAGCACCTCTACCGCGAGGTCCGCGCGCCGCGCATCTACGAAGGAGCGTCGGAGATCCAGCGGACGATCATCGCGCGGTGGCTGGCTTCCGCTCGAGCCACCACTGGCTGA